The sequence CACCGTCATCCACCAGGATTTGAGTAACTCTGTCCAGTAGCGTCCGCGGCTGGCTATCATCCCCGTCTTCCTGGGCCAGGACTATCCCTCCCAGACCGCCGAACAAAAGGACACCCGCCAGTACCACAGCAATAATCCACTTTTTATTACGCCGCATCCGGTGTTACCTCCTTGTTTTGATTTCTTAGTAAAATTGTAGCAGCTAAATACTAAAATCCCGTTAAGATATTGAACTGGACTTAGTGCCGATTACTGGTATAATTAGTTAGCGGAGAAAAAAGATTACCATGGGAGGACTGCCACCTGGAAGGCCTGGAAGTAGCCCATCGAGCGGTAGAAGCCATCAGCGATAAGCAGGGCAGCGACATTGTGCTGCTGGATGTACGCGGCATCTGCAGCTTTGCCGATTTCTTTGTTATCTGCAGCGGTGAGAGCGAAAGGCAGCTCAAGACCATCTATGAAGAGGTGGAACACGCTCTGAAGAAAGAAGGCGTGCTTCCGCTCCACCGTGAAGGCGCACTGGACTCGGGCTGGCTCCTTCTCGATTTTGGAGATGTTATCGTGCACATCTTCGCGCTAGCAGAGCGCGAATACTACCAGCTTGACCAGCTGTGGAGCAAGGCCGTTCCCGTGGTCAGAATTCAATAAATTTCATCATCGCTGAAGAATAGCCTGACTTCCTTTTCAGCGGTTTCCACCGAATCAGAACCGTGAACGGCGTTACGCTGAATATCCGAAC comes from Dehalococcoidales bacterium and encodes:
- the rsfS gene encoding ribosome silencing factor, with product MEVAHRAVEAISDKQGSDIVLLDVRGICSFADFFVICSGESERQLKTIYEEVEHALKKEGVLPLHREGALDSGWLLLDFGDVIVHIFALAEREYYQLDQLWSKAVPVVRIQ